Sequence from the Panicum virgatum strain AP13 chromosome 5N, P.virgatum_v5, whole genome shotgun sequence genome:
gctgccgcccggcccgagctccgatcccggctgcccttcaccaccgtccaccgcacggtccatcggccacagtacctccacggcagctctccgtcgacacttgacgcacgtctacctgcaaccaaagaccaaacgcacgatcacaccgcacagttgacaattcactcatcacaagcaggatagagtactcaacatttctCTGAAAGGAACACATGCCAGTAGGCATATGCACAATACATCCGAACGATACGGCATTTACACCTCACGACAGCCACGTCATAGTTGTGTTCAGTACATCCCCTGCGAAAAAAGGAGATCAAGACGGCACCAAAAAGGACATGCATGCACAATTTATTATGGTCGGAGAAGCAACCCCAAGCATCCCGTCTCCAGTTCTCCACGACGCTGCCAGCTCTGCCATTGGACACGGGCCGCTTTAGACACCTtagcgacgccgacgccgacgccggccgTTCTCTCTTGGCCGGCGCTGGCAGTCATCAGTAAACTAACTTTCGTACCAACCATCTACCCTGCCGGACACTTGGACGTACGTGCCAGCCGTCCACGGCGTCGTACTCATAAAAGGACcggtcgagctcgagctcactcCACCTCTCATCTCCCAGCCGTCGCGCCGCCACTCGCCGCGCGGCCGCATCCATCCGATCCATGGACGGGGCTTCGGCGGGCGCGTGGCGCGGCACGGTGCGCGCCGTGGCATCGGGGCCAGCGCCCGGCGCGGCGTGGGAGCTGCTGGGGGACTTCTTCTCCCTGGACCGGTGGGTCTCCACGGTGCGGACATGCCGGCGCGTGGAGGGGGGCGACGAGGAGGGGCGCGTGCGCTACTGCGAGGGcccagtgaacatggccgcggcggcgggggttggggcgggggcgggggaggcCGCCGTGGCGGGGTGGTCCAAGGAGCGGCTCCTGGAGATGGACCACGCGGGGCGGCGGTACAGCTACGAGGTGGTGGCGAGCAACAAGGGGTTCGGCAGGTACCGCGCCGCCCTGCGGGTGGAGGACGACCCGGCCGGGTGCGCCGTCGCGTGGTCGTTCGAGGCCGACCCCGTGGAAGGGTGGACGCAGGAGGGGTTCGTCCGGTTCCTGGAGGAGCTCGCGCGTGGCGTCGCCCGCCGGCTCGAGGAGGAGATCAACGTGCCCAAGGGCGATGGGGCGTAGCTCGGATTGGCTTCGTGGCCGTGGCCCGTGGGTGTTCAGTGTTCTACTGTTTTCACAGAGTGTTGTGTTGGGATCGCCATTCTGTGCAGGTTTGGTTTGTCATGGAGGCTGAATCAAATGAGTACCAGATTGGCACACAATGACAAGTAATGGCTTCCTTTTTACCGTGTTAAGGGCAGTACCATACGATTTATCTCAGTATACAGGATGGCGACCTTTTTTATGAATCTTGATATAGCTTTAAACTTCCCATGAAATTGTCGCCAAAGCTTCCGTGGAATTCGACATTCAACACGCCCTTGCTCTGCAAacgcaacaaaaagaaaaaggaggccgGGGAGTAGCACTAGCACGAGCATCAGGTCCAGCCGTCCAGGCAACAAAACGGAGAGTCGGAGACCCTTCCGCCAGAATTCAAATATCCCGATGGTTCTGCCATCCCCGCAGTGACAAAAGTTCCCTGTACGTAGGAACGTGGTACGTGGAATGTGGATCGACAATTTTAAATTTTCGGTTCTTAAGGGGCTATACTTTTTTAGGACGATTGGTTCGAGGTTGGGATCGTTATCCCTAATTAATTGGGACGATGTACTCGGAGGAAGTCGGAATGTAGCTCTGGATCGAGAATCGTGCAGACCCgatataaaaaaaaattgtatgaaTAACCAGCCCAATAATACAGCCCAACTGACCAAACACTACCAATCTAGCACGCATCACCCACGTGACGCAATCGcgcgatttttttatttttattttcgttttttacaaaaatatatttttgatttggaaatttacaggaatataccctgGCCGCTCCGCTCCCGGGCGGCtaggacctggccgcccggcagcggggcggccggggcatttctgaaaaaaattgcGCGGAGAAAATT
This genomic interval carries:
- the LOC120675903 gene encoding lachrymatory-factor synthase-like; the encoded protein is MDGASAGAWRGTVRAVASGPAPGAAWELLGDFFSLDRWVSTVRTCRRVEGGDEEGRVRYCEGPVNMAAAAGVGAGAGEAAVAGWSKERLLEMDHAGRRYSYEVVASNKGFGRYRAALRVEDDPAGCAVAWSFEADPVEGWTQEGFVRFLEELARGVARRLEEEINVPKGDGA